From a region of the Coffea arabica cultivar ET-39 chromosome 3e, Coffea Arabica ET-39 HiFi, whole genome shotgun sequence genome:
- the LOC113736958 gene encoding putative disease resistance protein RGA3 → MAENLLMSASVEVLLQKIISVTTENINLVFGGPQEISCLMENWFSHSSEETNVVQAIRQELEELKGSLSNIQAVSQDNLRLQDKAVIVTLWLQKLSDLADDADNALAEFGYQILQHEVEMLNQEKPKVSLFSCHSDKKAFRQEMMPKARGISNKLEMINKEVKDFLASEKYGATTASFPQVDVVQEVGFLIADLKITENEEKTSIENFWSIIKEKAGVSDEIAIGLEDIGRHIAEKCQGLSLAANLLGGLLQNKRRDFWLSILESEVLDKEDVISAILKLCFENLPSPFLKRCFAFCSMFPRNSVIERDQLVQLWMAEGFIDPGLGISVMEEIGNQYFDTLLQNSLLEIVSKDNFNKVTHCKMHNLVYDFAYSLSSFESITFCESDQDDIRQIQHLALESFTEETMKIAKEKARYLRTLFLKNNLPDNNLLNLNFLHVLNLCDADIAELPASIGKLRHLEHLDLSRTKIKSIPDSACNLYKLKTLRIIGCESLKELPKDFKNLLCLRHLHFYYDEFFSMPYEFGRLSHLQTLPIYNVGEKCGPPIGELKHLKDLKGKLEIRNLDLVKDKKEAQQANLFGKPNLQELELRWIYFLREGPNNDENVLEGLEPYHNLKSLRIEYFKGDRFPSWVMKMSVKGGSLPLNNLVEIKLQRCTRCKEIPTLGSLPLLQNLEILELSKVSCFGSWFYSANRSDTNTSETQATESFFPALKSLTINNMPSLLDWKGPEEISASYEAKTFHSLERLFLRWSPKLMTAPSHFPALKVLRVESIKSSSPLESICNSKLTTLTSLHVEDVQELTSLPDELLENNTNLSHLCIIKCHSLTHIVPHMSGCSAVLQELVIKECGALQEFPPEIYSLKSLKRLEVSYCPSIKLFPNLNGQGGFPSLQSLKVFICQGLISVPSEVLESCKSLQSLRVTDCENLIEFSPNFQQMSNISFMEITSCPKLNTMPKGFGALSNLADLEMGPLSNSMEFETFQTCFTGLQQLSSLVSLFLVGQHHWNSLPEELQHLTALKEMTLYDFGIEVLPDWIGNLSSIQKLGIFNCRKLESFPSREIMEGLKNLEKLEVEDCNLLARKWMLQNEPDSEWFKVSHIKKVILDFEEVSDPIIWNMIHRMMEKRMQKRNNEEKKKKKKTKKTKKKTNSSTSTS, encoded by the exons ATGGCTGAGAATCTGCTTATGAGTGCCTCAGTGGAGGTTTTACTGCAGAAAATAATCTCAGTCACTACTGAAAACATTAACCTTGTTTTTGGTGGTCCTCAAGAAATCTCATGCCTAATGGAGAACTGGTTTTCCCACTCCAGTGAAGAGACTAATGTTGTGCAGGCCATCAGACAAGAGTTGGAGgaattgaaaggatctttatcCAACATCCAAGCTGTCTCACAGGATAATCTGAGGCTGCAGGACAAGGCTGTGATCGTTACCCTTTGGCTGCAGAAACTTTCTGATTTAGCCGATGATGCTGATAATGCTTTGGCAGAGTTCGGCTATCAAATTCTCCAGCATGAGGTGGAGATGCTGAACCAAGAAAAACCAAAGGTAAGTCTCTTCTCCTGTCACTCTGATAAGAAAGCTTTTCGTCAAGAAATGATGCCTAAAGCAAGAGGCATCAGTAATAAGCTGGAGATGATCAATAAAGAAGTGAAAGACTTTTTAGCTTCTGAGAAATATGGAGCCACAACTGCTTCTTTCCCTCAGGTAGATGTAGTTCAGGAGGTTGGCTTCTTGATTGCTGACCTGAAAATCACAGAAAATGAGGAAAAGACATCTATAGAAAATTTCTGGTccataataaaagaaaaggcagGTGTAAGTGATGAAATAGCAATAGGCCTGGAGGACATAGGAAGGCACATTGCAGAAAAGTGTCAAGGTCTGTCTTTAGCAGCAAATTTACTTGGAGGTTtgttacaaaacaaaagaagggATTTCTGGTTGTCAATTTTAGAAAGCGAGGTACTAGATAAAGAAGATGTAATCTCTGCGATACTCAAATTGTGCTTTGAAAATCTACCGTCTCCATTCCTCAAAAGATGTTTTGCATTTTGTTCGATGTTTCCAAGGAACTCTGTTATAGAAAGGGACCAGCTAGTCCAGCTTTGGATGGCTGAAGGATTTATTGACCCGGGGTTGGGGATTTCTGTGATGGAGGAAATAGGAAATCAATACTTTGACACTTTGTTGCAGAATTCTTTACTTGAAATTGTAAGCAAGGATAACTTCAACAAagtaacacattgtaaaatgcATAATCTTGTCTATGATTTTGCATATTCTCTGTCAAGCTTCGAGAGCATCACCTTCTGCGAAAGTGATCAAGATGACATTCGTCAGATTCAACACCTTGCATTGGAGTCGTTTACAGAGGAAACCATGAAGATTGCCAAGGAGAAAGCAAGATATTTGAGGACATTATTCCTAAAGAACAATTTACCTGACAATAACTTGCTGAATCTAAACTTCTTGCATGTTTTAAACCTCTGTGATGCAGATATAGCAGAATTGCCAGCATCTATTGGAAAGCTAAGGCATTTAGAACACCTTGATCTCTCGAGGACAAAGATAAAGTCTATACCTGACTCTGCCTGCAACCTTTACAAGTTGAAGACATTGAGGATCATTGGATGTGAATCTCTTAAAGAACTCCCAAAAGATTTCAAGAATTTGCTATGCCTGAGACATCTTCATTTCTATTATGATGAGTTCTTCTCTATGCCATATGAATTTGGACGATTAAGTCACCTTCAAACACTGCCAATCTATAACGTGGGAGAGAAGTGTGGTCCTCCAATTGGGGAGCTGAAGCACTTGAAAGATCTCAAAGGCAAGCTGGAGATACGAAATCTTGATCTTGTGAAAGACAAAAAGGAAGCTCAGCAAGCAAATCTATTTGGGAAACCAAATTTGCAGGAGCTGGAACTTCGTTGGATTTATTTCCTAAGAGAAGGTCCAAACAATGATGAGAATGTGCTGGAAGGCCTTGAGCCTTACCACAATCTGAAAAGCTTAAGGATCGAATACTTCAAAGGTGACAGATTCCCATCATGGGTAATGAAGATGTCTGTTAAAGGAGGCTCTTTGCCACTTAACAATTTGGTGGAGATAAAACTGCAGCGGTGCACAAGATGCAAAGAAATCCCAACACTGGGGTCCCTACCACTTCTCCAAAATCTTGAGATACTTGAACTCTCAAAAGTTAGCTGCTTTGGATCATGGTTTTACAGTGCCAATAGATCAGATACCAACACCAGTGAAACTCAAGCAACAGAATCATTCTTTCCAGCACTCAAAAGCCTCACAATAAACAACATGCCAAGCCTACTAGATTGGAAAGGACCAGAAGAAATCTCTGCGTCTTATGAAGCCAAGACGTTTCATAGCCTTGAGAGATTGTTTCTTAGATGGAGTCCAAAGCTGATGACTGCTCCAAGTCATTTCCCTGCCCTCAAGGTGCTGAGGGTTGAATCCATCAAGAGCAGCTCGCCACTGGAGAGTATATGCAATTCCAAGCTGACCACCCTCACAAGTCTCCATGTTGAGGATGTACAGGAGCTAACTTCTCTTCCAGATGAGTTGCTCGAAAACAACACCAACCTTTCTCATCTGTGTATTATAAAGTGCCACTCTTTGACACACATTGTTCCTCATATGTCCGGTTGCAGTGCAGTGCTCCAAGAGTTGGTGATCAAGGAATGCGGGGCATTACAAGAATTTCCACCAGAAATTTACTCACTCAAATCTCTCAAAAGGCTCGAGGTATCATACTGCCCTAGTATCAAATTATTTCCAAATTTGAATGGACAGGGAGGCTTTCCATCCCTTCAGAGCTTGAAAGTTTTCATATGCCAAGGTTTGATCAGTGTACCAAGTGAGGTATTGGAGTCTTGCAAGTCTCTCCAATCCCTACGGGTGACAGACTGTGAAAATCTCATCGAGTTTTCTCCAAATTTTCAACAAATGTCTAACATTTCATTCATGGAAATTACTTCCTGCCCAAAGCTGAATACCATGCCCAAGGGGTTTGGTGCACTTAGCAACTTGGCTGACCTCGAGATGGGTCCTCTTTCAAATTCAATGGAGTTTGAAACATTCCAAACATGTTTTACAGGGCTTCAACAGCTTTCTTCACTTGTTTCTCTATTCTTAGTCGGGCAGCATCACTGGAATTCTTTGCCTGAAGAGCTTCAACACCTGACTGCTCTGAAAGAAATGACTTTATATGACTTTGGAATAGAAGTTTTGCCAGATTGGATAGGGAATCTTTCGTCGATTCAAAAGTTAGGGATCTTCAATTGCCGAAAACTTGAGTCCTTTCCCTCCAGAGAAATAATGGAAGGCCTCAAGAATTTGGAGAAGCTGGAAGTCGAGGACTGTAATCTGCTAGCAAGGAAATGGATGCTGCAAAATGAACCAGATTCTGAGTGGTTCAAAGTTTCCCATATTAAGAAAGTCATTCTAGATTTTGAAGAAGTTTCGGATCCAATCATCTGGAATAT GATCCATAGGATGATGGAAAAGCGAATGCAAAAAAGAAATAacgaggaaaagaagaagaagaagaagacaaagaagacaaagaagaagacaaattCAAGTACTTCAACTAGCTGA